In Tiliqua scincoides isolate rTilSci1 chromosome 1, rTilSci1.hap2, whole genome shotgun sequence, the following are encoded in one genomic region:
- the PCARE gene encoding photoreceptor cilium actin regulator: MGCTPSHSDIADHNAQNGIKPLNKGILPVALGGESFSLPLLIKASSYNNDDSGQEETQVNCLKNASEEDKNVNFHSSSEDPSLPELDQEEKETERTISEAEVAITGLTENPKHTTENVKVHEQNSFDSKEIGFALEDKNENDDKQNPKKAKKQKAGRQGKQGRQCKTKEKSSPPLCKEQKKVDFPDLLVKAHQDAYAYLNPNLYKYEVILRMANQATETQLILQQMVSFLLFRFDEINHLLEEIAQDGDSLLKDVGGNLAWPPGKGNSKEQPDLLQQLLQYTVNKMQLLNAAVSSLTSDALQESCSFLQSAGSSLEEKLKAKQGLDERLLRTIKLLEASAVGASHPHPDDMTLYSEDSGIGIDSESVKDLNFLDKHGIHTHCDSCLHDHPTHNQARMAENQQVCTSTTRSHDCALEKHYKDIFYLPPHTKDVKSSSKVVSESVATVRRPNFTKSPSLTSVVSEVVSDTHGGDCFKECDEDSDDSEDSDDNCVSEEEGDSMSEKGMDALPVLASRSKRKLSTKLIENPENEEIILKMKDAISEKIKFVPAKSGKKEWMEDENGRGLARPSTGTGSKKTKVKQKRSKSEESLRNHTEDPTLLELQRTQKGLDKRLERFYILNENKDLNDKLASLNSKKQSNSQFVQHVTHRSTNKLKASLAKNFNILPNQDKVPLLRHDKNAVGQPLDERNCRKSMMVTTSSQYTTSRNENEPPGTKTQNSVACVPPRKSVRKLIETFSPAGGLVKPANLRTLGPIKCIRKFGLPSITSTIPLPRGLVPLNQKHRVSPVGDINHPTGCTFGTSDPPALASGSDTDEELEEEHLENLPPPPPEMLIGVSFDSTESSEGTRTEGSYSNIAKMPAKASKHCTTKKTSQISQRMKASLCSIDLLPSKNLNSSNLIANKSLKNTRVDSVPKKYSLDLKSTHISDYNQETPFGSQMDHEMKEAAALYKQSHKIIPLQNPKEMPEQNGSEQGSKECRVPLALPPKQSSPESFGRSEKTTGFIRRVSPARTPPLSPPGEKRLPSPPLYHRHIHQTFPPTIHRQPSPPAGPKTLSPPTQRKLPSPPPQQNLSSPPMARKQQSPPTRCKVSSPPSHRREASPPLFSTTPSPPASPSQTHKGLQNHLDSKDEQQSASPKMVTNARSIFCPATSSLFEAKPPLPPSSCTKEVIKGHPEAPAFARRNSTQLRQLRDEPRRMVLSAANPQPFVRRSFSDRRPGFQPPPLLFASVGSEPVLSQTR, encoded by the coding sequence ATGGGTTGTACTCCTTCTCATAGTGATATTGCTGACCATAATGCACAAAATGGAATCAAACCTTTGAATAAAGGTATCCTGCCAGTTGCTCTAGGAGGTGAAAGTTTCTCACTTCCGTTGCTAATCAAAGCCTCTTCTTATAATAATGATGACTCTGGTCAGGAAGAGACTCAAGTTAACTGCCTCAAAAATGCATCAGAAGAGGACAAAAATGTTAATTTCCATTCCTCATCTGAGGATCCTTCATTGCCTGAGCTTGATcaggaagagaaggaaactgAAAGGACCATCTCAGAGGCTGAAGTAGCTATAACTGGACTGACTGAGAATCCAAAACATACGACTGAGAATGTAAAGGTCCATGAGCAAAACTCTTTTGATTCAAAGGAAATTGGTTTTGCTTTGGAAGACAAAAATGAAAATGATGACAAGCAAAACCcaaagaaagcaaagaaacaaaaggcTGGCAGGCAGGGAAAACAAGGTCGTcaatgcaaaacaaaagaaaaatccaGTCCTCCTCTTTGCAAGGAGCAGAAAAAAGTAGATTTCCCTGATCTGCTTGTTAAGGCTCATCAAGATGCTTATGCCTATCTAAATCCCAACCTCTACAAATATGAGGTTATCTTGCGCATGGCCAACCAGGCCACAGAAACGCAGCTAATTTTACAGCAGATGGTGAGTTTTTTGCTGTTCCGTTTTGATGAAATCAACCATCTTTTGGAAGAAATTGCCCAAGATGGAGACAGTCTTCTCAAAGATGTGGGAGGGAACCTGGCTTGGCCACCTGGCAAAGGAAACTCAAAAGAGCAGCCGGATCTCTTGCAACAGTTACTGCAGTACACTGTCAACAAAATGCAGCTATTAAACGCCGCTGTGTCCTCCTTGACCTCTGATGCTCTGCAGGAATCCTGCAGTTTTTTACAGTCTGCTGGCAGCAGCTTAGAAGAAAAACTGAAAGCAAAACAAGGTTTAGATGAACGCTTGCTCAGGACAATAAAGCTTCTTGAAGCATCAGCAGTTGGTGCTTCACATCCTCACCCTGATGATATGACTCTTTACTCTGAAGATAGCGGAATTGGTATTGACAGTGAATCAGTCAAAGATCTGAATTTTCTTGATAAACATGGGATACACACACACTGTGATTCCTGTTTACATGATCACCCAACCCACAATCAGGCTAGAATGGCAGAAAATCAGCAGGTATGCACCTCGACAACCAGATCACATGACTGTGCACTGGAAAAGCATTATAAGGATATATTTTATCTGCCGCCACACACCAAGGATGTCAAATCTTCTTCAAAAGTAGTATCAGAAAGTGTAGCCACCGTGCGACGTCCAAACTTCACCAAATCTCCTTCCCTTACTTCAGTAGTCTCTGAAGTAGTCTCTGACACTCATGGCGGTGATTGTTTCAAAGAGTGTGATGAAGACAGTGATGATAGTGAAGACAGTGATGACAATTGTGTTTCTGAGGAAGAAGGTGACAGTATGTCAGAAAAAGGAATGGATGCTTTACCTGTATTGGCATCCAGGAGTAAACGGAAGCTTTCCACCAAACTAATAGAGAACCCAGAGAATGAGGAAATAATACTCAAAATGAAAGATGCCATTAGTGAAAAGATCAAATTTGTCCCAGCCAAATCTGGAAAGAAGGAATGGATGGAAGATGAGAATGGACGAGGATTGGCACGACCTAGCACAGGAACTGGAAGTAAAAAAACTAAAGTTAAACAAAAGAGGTCTAAGTCTGAGGAGTCCCTCAGAAATCATACAGAGGACCCAACTCTTCTAGAACTTCAAAGAACTCAAAAAGGCCTCGATAAAAGGCTGGAAAGATTTTACATACTTAATGAGAACAAGGATCTAAATGATAAGCTAGCATCTCTGAATTCAAAAAAACAATCTAACTCACAATTTGTTCAGCATGTTACTCATAGATCGACCAATAAGCTGAAGGCATCTCTTGCTAAAAACTTCAACATCTTGCCTAATCAAGATAAGGTCCCTTTGCTTAGGCATGATAAAAATGCTGTTGGCCAGCCGCTTGATGAAAGGAATTGCAGAAAGTCCATGATGGTCACCACATCCTCACAGTACACAACATCCAGGAATGAAAATGAGCCTCCTGGGACAAAGACACAAAATAGTGTAGCTTGTGTGCCACCTCGTAAATCTGTCAGAAAGCTCATTGAAACATTTAGTCCTGCCGGAGGCCTTGTGAAACCTGCAAATTTAAGAACTTTGGGTCCAATAAAATGTATCAGAAAGTTTGGACTTCCAAGTATAACTTCAACAATTCCACTTCCTAGAGGGCTTGTGCCTTTAAACCAGAAACATAGAGTTTCACCAGTAGGAGACATAAATCATCCAACTGGCTGCACTTTCGGTACTAGCGATCCACCTGCACTTGCAAGTGGAAGTGATACAGACGAGGAACTTGAAGAAGAGCACTTAGAAaacctgccaccaccacctcctgaaaTGTTAATAGGCGTTTCATTTGACTCAACTGAATCTTCAGAAGGCACCAGGACAGAAGGCAGCTACTCAAACATTGCCAAAATGCCTGCCAAAGCAAGTAAACATTGTACTACTAAGAAGACATCTCAAATTTCTCAGCGAATGAAAGCATCCCTGTGTTCCATTGACTTGTTGCCAAGTAAGAACCTCAACAGTTCCAATCTCATTGCCAACAAATCACTAAAAAATACTAGGGTGGATTCCGTACCTAAAAAGTATTCTCTGGACTTGAAATCTACCCATATATCTGACTACAACCAAGAAACTCCATTTGGATCTCAGATGGACCATGAAATGAAAGAGGCTGCAGCGTTGTATAAGCAATCCCATAAAATAATACCTCTTCAAAATCCCAAAGAAATGCCAGAACAGAATGGGAGCGAACAAGGAAGCAAAGAATGCAGGGTACCTCTAGCTTTGCCCCCAAAGCAAAGTTCTCCGGAGTCATTTGGGAGAAGTGAGAAAACAACAGGTTTCATCAGGCGAGTGTCCCCAGCAAGAACACCACCTTTATCACCCCCTGGTGAGAAAAGGCTCCCAAGTCCACCCCTATATCACAGACACATTCATCAGACTTTTCCCCCTACTATCCATAGGCAGCCCAGTCCCCCAGCTGGTCCCAAGACATTAAGTCCTCCAACACAACGGAAGCTACCTTCTCCACCACCCCAACAAAATCTATCTAGCCCACCAATGGCACGCAAACAGCAGAGCCCACCAACCCGCTGCAAGGTGTCAAGTCCACCATCCCACCGTAGGGAAGCAAGTCCACCTCTTTTTTCAACTACCCCATCCCCACCAGCTTCCCCATCTCAGACACACAAAGGATTACAAAATCACTTGGACTCCAAAGATGAGCAGCAATCTGCGTCTCCAAAAATGGTCACAAATGCACGTTCAATATTTTGCCCAGCCACTTCCTCTTTATTTGAAgccaagccaccactgccacctagcAGCTGCACAAAAGAAGTCATTAAGGGTCACCCTGAAGCTCCTGCCTTTGCACGGAGGAATAGCACACAGCTTAGGCAACTTCGGGATGAACCGAGAAGGATGGTCCTCAGTGCTGCCAATCCCCAACCTTTTGTAAGGAGAAGCTTCTCTGACCGAAGGCCAGGATTCCAGCCTCCCCCGCTATTGTTTGCCTCTGTTGGTAGTGAACCCGTCCTTAGCCAGACAAGGTAA